The following coding sequences are from one Salvia hispanica cultivar TCC Black 2014 chromosome 3, UniMelb_Shisp_WGS_1.0, whole genome shotgun sequence window:
- the LOC125210426 gene encoding glucan endo-1,3-beta-glucosidase 8-like, whose amino-acid sequence MGIEGLGVNWGTMANHKLPPKTVVQLLKDNGINMVKLFDADQSTMSALASSGIEVMIAIPNNQLSAMNSYAHAKGFVRHNVSRYNFDSGVTIKKELAFYPIFSLNLALILPLLPQIIQNALNEAGLGDSIKATVPLNADVYGSPKTNPVPSAKRFRPDILPQMTQISSS is encoded by the exons ATGGGGATTGAGGGGCTGGGGGTGAACTGGGGCACCATGGCCAACCACAAGCTGCCGCCGAAGACGGTGGTGCAGCTTCTCAAAGACAACGGCATCAACATGGTGAAGCTCTTCGACGCCGATCAATCCACCATGAGCGCCCTCGCCAGCTCCGGCATCGAGGTCATGATCGCCATCCCCAACAACCAGCTCTCTGCCATGAACTCCTACGCCCACGCCAAGGGCTTCGTCCGCCACAACGTCTCCCGCTACAATTTTGACAGCGGCGTCACCATCAAGAAAGAACTCGCATTTTACCCCATTTTCTCCCTCAATTTAGCCCTAATTCTTCCCCTGTTGCCCCAAATAATACAG AATGCTTTGAACGAAGCTGGCCTCGGCGACTCCATCAAAGCTACAGTCCCATTGAATGCTGACGTGTACGGCTCCCCTAAAACCAACCCGGTTCCCTCCGCCAAGAGGTTCCGGCCGGATATCCTCCCTCAAATGACCCAAATCTCCAGTTCCTAG
- the LOC125213129 gene encoding polypyrimidine tract-binding protein homolog 3-like has translation MAEPSKVIHVRNVGHEIAENDLLQLFQPFGVIAKLVMLRAKNQALLQMQDVPSAVNALQFYSNVQPSIRGRNVYVQFSSHQELTIMDQSSQARGDEPNRILLVTIHHMLYPITVEVLHQVFSPHGFVEKIVTFQKSAGFQALIQYQSHQSAISARNSLQGRNIYDGCCQLDIQFSNLDELQVNYNNERSRDFTNPSLPSEQKGKSSQPGYGDPSIYPHAVGFAQLGNAAAIAAAFGGGLPPGISGTNERCTVLVSNLNADRIDEDKLFNLFSIYGNIIRIKLLRNKPDHALVQLGDGFQAELAVHFLKGAMLFGKRLEVNFSKHPNITTGADTHEYSNSNLNRFNRNAAKNYRYCCSPTKMIHISTLPPDVTEEEIVNHLEEHGTIASTKLFEMNGKKQALVLFENEEQATEALVCKHATSLGGSTIRISFSQLQTI, from the exons ATGGCGGAGCCCTCAAAAGTCATTCATGTTCGTAACGTCGGTCATGAAATTGCTGAG AATGACTTGTTGCAGCTGTTCCAGCCATTTGGAGTTATTGCCAAACTTGTGATGCTTCGAGCCAAGAATCAG GCCCTCCTACAAATGCAAGATGTTCCTTCTGCAGTAAATGCATTGCAGTTCTACAGTAATGTCCAACCGAGCATAag GGGCAGGAATGTTTATGTCCAATTCTCATCACACCAGGAACTAACGATTATGGATCAAAGTTCGCAAGCACGTGGAGACGAG CCTAACCGAATCCTCTTAGTTACGATACATCACATGCTATATCCTATTACTGTGGAAGTGCTGCATCAAGTGTTTTCTCCCCATGGATTTGTAGAGAAGATCGTCACGTTTCAGAAGTCGGCTG GTTTTCAAGCTCTAATACAGTATCAATCGCATCAAAGTGCTATCTCAGCTAGGAACTCTCTTCAG GGACGAAATATATATGATGGTTGCTGTCAGCTAGACATCCAGTTCTCAAA CCTTGATGAATTGCAAGTGAATTATAATAATGAGCGTTCTAG GGATTTCACAAACCCTTCCTTGCCTTCGGAACAAAAGGGCAAATCCTCTCAA CCTGGATATGGAGATCCAAGCATATATCCCCATGCAG TGGGATTTGCACAG TTGGGCAATGCTGCGGCAATTGCTGCTGCCTTTGGAGGGGGTCTCCCACCCGGTATAAGCGGTACAAATGAGCGGTGCACAGTTCTTGTATCTAATCTGAATGCTGAT AGAATAGATGAGGATAAGCTGTTTAATTTGTTCTCGATATATGGGAACattattagaatcaaactTCTCCGAAACAAACCAGATCATGCATTGGTACAGTTGGGTGATGGTTTTCAGGCTGAACTGGCTGTTCATTTTTTGAAG gGGGCTATGCTGTTTGGAAAGCGCTTGGAGGTTAACTTTTCAAAGCATCCAAACATTACCACTGGAGCTGATACGCATGAGTACTCCAACTCAAATCTCAATCGTTTCAATCGAAATGCAGCCAAAAATTACAGGTATTGTTGCTCACCAACAAAAATGATCCACATCTCAACTCTCCCCCCGGATGTAACTGAAGAAGAAATAGTAAATCATTTGGAAGAGCATGGAACAATTGCTAGTACAAAACTGTTTGAGATGAATGGAAAGAAGCAGGCTCTTGTCCTTTTTGAAAATGAGGAGCAGGCTACAGAAGCTCTTGTGTGCAAGCATGCTACTTCCCTTGGTGGTTCAACCATTCGAATTTCCTTCTCTCAGTTGCAAACCATTTGA
- the LOC125213128 gene encoding polypyrimidine tract-binding protein homolog 3-like, translated as MAEPSKVIHVRNVGHEIAESDLLQLFQPFGVIAKLVMLRAKNQALLQMQDVPSAVNALQFYSNVQPSIRGRNVYIQFSSHQELTIMDQSSQAREDEVCCWGLLSILSLCWSAVRLSLDTQPNRILLVTIHHMLYPITVEVLHQVFSPHGFVEKIVTFQKSAGFQALIQYQSHQSAISARNSLQGRNIYDGCCQLDIQFSNLDELQVNYNNERSRDFTNPSLPSEQKGKSSQPGYGDPSIYPHAVGFAQLGNAAAIAAAFGGGLPPGISGTNDRCTVLVSNLNADRIDEDKLFNLFSIYGNIIRIKLLRNKPDHALVQMGDGFQAELAVHFLKGAMLFGKRLEVNFSKHPNITTGADTHEYSNSNLNRFNRNAAKNYRYCCSPTKMIHISTLPQDVTEEEIVNHLEEHGTIASTKLFEMNGKKQALVLFENEEQATEALVCKHATSLGGSTIRISFSQLQTI; from the exons ATGGCAGAGCCCTCAAAAGTCATTCATGTTCGTAACGTGGGTCATGAAATTGCTGAG AGTGACTTGTTGCAGCTGTTCCAGCCATTTGGAGTTATCGCAAAACTTGTGATGCTTCGAGCAAAGAATCAG GCCCTCCTACAAATGCAAGATGTTCCTTCTGCAGTAAATGCATTGCAGTTCTACAGTAATGTCCAACCAAGCATAAG GGGCAGAAATGTTTATATCCAATTCTCATCACACCAGGAACTAACGATTATGGATCAAAGTTCGCAAGCACGTGAAGACGAG GTTTGCTGTTGGGGTCTTCTCTCTATTCTGTCTCTATGCTGGTCTGCTGTTCGGCTCTCTCTGGATACCCAGCCTAACCGAATACTCTTAGTCACGATACATCACATGCTATATCCTATTACTGTGGAAGTGCTGCATCAAGTTTTTTCTCCCCATGGATTTGTAGAGAAGATCGTCACGTTTCAGAAGTCGGCTG GTTTTCAAGCTCTAATACAGTATCAATCGCATCAAAGTGCTATCTCAGCTAGGAACTCTCTTCAG GGACGAAATATATATGACGGTTGCTGTCAGTTAGACATCCAGTTCTCAAA CCTTGACGAATTGCAAGTGAATTATAATAATGAGCGATCTAG GGATTTCACAAACCCTTCCTTGCCTTCGGAACAAAAGGGGAAATCCTCTCAA CCTGGATATGGAGATCCAAGCATATATCCCCATGCAG TCGGATTTGCACAG TTGGGCAATGCTGCGGCAATTGCTGCTGCTTTTGGAGGGGGTCTCCCACCCGGTATAAGCGGTACCAATGATCGGTGCACAGTTCTTGTATCTAATCTGAATGCTGAT AGAATAGATGAGGATAAGCTGTTTAATTTGTTCTCGATATATGGGAACattattagaatcaaactTCTCCGAAACAAACCAGATCATGCATTGGTACAGATGGGTGATGGTTTTCAGGCTGAACTGGCTGTTCATTTTTTGAAG GGGGCTATGCTGTTTGGAAAGCGCTTGGAGGTTAACTTTTCAAAGCATCCAAACATTACAACTGGAGCTGATACGCATGAGTACTCCAACTCAAATCTCAATCGTTTCAATCGAAATGCAGCCAAAAATTACAGGTATTGTTGCTCACCAACAAAAATGATCCACATCTCAACTCTCCCCCAGGATGTAACTGAAGAAGAAATAGTAAATCATTTGGAAGAGCATGGAACAATTGCTAGTACGAAACTGTTTGAGATGAATGGAAAGAAGCAGGCTCTTGTCCTTTTTGAAAATGAGGAGCAGGCTACAGAAGCTCTTGTGTGCAAGCATGCCACTTCCCTTGGTGGTTCAACCATTCGAATTTCCTTCTCTCAGTTGCAAACCATTTGA
- the LOC125213127 gene encoding glucan endo-1,3-beta-glucosidase 8-like, producing MPRSILVITGWWFLLLVMGIEGLGVNWGTMANHKLPPKTVVQLLKDNGISKVKLFDADQSTMSALAGSGIEVMIAIPNNQLSAMNSYARAKDFVRRNVSRYNFDGGVTIKYVAVGNEPFLTSYNNSFLNTTFPALANIQNALNEAGLGDSIKATVPLNADVYGSPETNPVPSAGRFRPDILPQMTQIVQFLAKNKAPFTINIYPFLSLYANEHFPVDYAFFDGVATPILDNAIQYTNVFDANFDTLVSSLKAVGLGDMEIIVGEVGWPTDGDRNANTNYALRFYRGLLPRLASNKGTPLRPGYIEVYLFGLLDEDIKSIAPGNFERHWGIFKYDGQPKFPMDLSGQLQDKYLVGARDVTYLPKKWCMMRPDAKDLSKLGDNINFACTFADCTPLGYGSSCNTLDANGNASYAFNMYFQALGQKDTACGFQGLAMLTDTNISQGNCNFMIQIATTSSSTRLTLLFGETHARYIYGAYMPKAPQSLASYLLLQRIDEDKLFNLFSIYGNIIRIKLLQNKPDHALVQMGDGFQAELAVHFLKGAMLFGKRLEVNYSKHPNITTGADTHEYSNSNLNRFNRNAAKNYRYCCSPTKMIHISTLPQDVTEEEIVNHLEEHGTIASEMNGKKQALVVF from the exons ATGCCAAGATCAATACTTGTAATAACAGGGTGGTGGTTTTTGCTTCTGGTAATGGGGATTGAGGGGCTTGGGGTGAACTGGGGCACCATGGCAAACCACAAGCTGCCGCCGAAGACGGTGGTGCAGCTCCTCAAAGACAACGGCATCAGCAAGGTGAAGCTCTTCGACGCCGATCAATCCACCATGAGCGCCCTCGCCGGCTCCGGCATCGAGGTCATGATCGCCATCCCCAACAACCAGCTCTCCGCCATGAACTCCTACGCCCGCGCCAAGGACTTCGTCCGCCGCAACGTCTCCCGCTACAATTTCGACGGCGGCGTCACCATCAA ATATGTTGCAGTTGGAAATGAGCCCTTCCTCACATCCTACAACAACTCATTTCTCAACACAACATTCCCAGCTCTTGCAAACATTCAGAATGCTCTGAACGAAGCTGGCCTCGGCGACTCCATCAAAGCCACTGTTCCATTGAATGCTGACGTGTACGGCTCCCCTGAAACCAACCCTGTTCCCTCAGCCGGGAGGTTCCGGCCGGATATCCTCCCTCAAATGACCCAAATCGTCCAGTTCTTAGCCAAGAACAAGGCCCCTTTCACCATCAACATCTACCCTTTCCTGAGCCTCTACGCCAACGAGCACTTCCCCGTCGATTACGCCTTCTTCGACGGGGTAGCCACGCCAATCCTCGACAACGCCATCCAATACACCAACGTGTTCGATGCCAATTTCGACACGTTGGTGTCGTCTCTAAAAGCAGTGGGGCTCGGTGACATGGAGATCATCGTTGGAGAGGTCGGGTGGCCAACGGACGGAGACAGGAACGCCAACACAAACTACGCGCTGAGGTTCTACAGAGGACTCCTCCCGAGGCTTGCATCCAATAAAGGAACCCCTCTTCGCCCCGGTTACATTGAAGTGTACTTGTTCGGCCTTTTAGACGAGGACATCAAGAGCATCGCTCCCGGTAACTTTGAGCGCCATTGGGGGATTTTCAAGTATGACGGACAGCCTAAGTTCCCCATGGACTTGTCCGGGCAGCTACAGGACAAGTACCTCGTTGGTGCACGAGATGTAACCTATCTCCCAAAGAAATGGTGCATGATGAGGCCGGACGCCAAGGATCTCTCCAAGCTAGGGGATAATATAAACTTCGCGTGTACCTTTGCCGATTGCACCCCCCTCGGGTATGGTTCTTCGTGCAACACATTAGACGCCAATGGAAACGCGTCGTATGCGTTCAATATGTACTTCCAGGCCCTCGGCCAGAAAGATACCGCCTGCGGTTTCCAGGGCCTTGCCATGCTCACGGATACCAACATATCTCAGGGCAACTGCAATTTCATGATTCAGATAGCgacgacatcatcttctacaAGATTGACGCTACTCTTTGG AGAGACGCATGCCAGATACATTTATGGTGCATATATGCCCAAGGCGCCTCAATCTCTCGCTTCTTACCTTCTTTTGCAGAGAATAGATGAGGATAAGCTGTTTAATTTGTTCTCGATATATGGGAACattattagaatcaaactTCTCCAAAACAAACCAGATCATGCATTGGTACAGATGGGTGATGGTTTTCAGGCTGAACTGGCTGTTCATTTTTTGAAG GGGGCTATGCTGTTTGGAAAGCGCTTGGAGGTTAACTATTCAAAGCATCCAAACATTACCACTGGAGCTGATACGCATGAGTACTCCAACTCAAATCTCAATCGTTTCAATCGAAATGCAGCCAAAAATTACAGGTATTGTTGCTCACCAACAAAAATGATCCACATCTCAACTCTCCCCCAGGATGTAACTGAAGAAGAAATAGTAAATCATTTGGAAGAGCATGGAACAATTGCTAGTGAGATGAATGGAAAGAAGCAGGCTCTTGTCGTTTTTTGA